The Planococcus liqunii genome includes a region encoding these proteins:
- a CDS encoding amino acid ABC transporter ATP-binding protein codes for MIKVVNLKKTFGENEVLKDISVEVKPQEVIVVIGPSGSGKSTFLRCINLLESITDGHVYIEGVDITNKKTNINKIRTDVGMVFQQFNLFPHRTVLENITMSPVKVKGVDGKAAKEKAMALLKKVGLVEKANVYPDSLSGGQKQRVAIARALAMDPKIMLFDEPTSALDPETVGEVLEVMKQLAIEGMTMIVVTHEMGFAREVGDRVLFMDGGYIVEENTPQELFSRPQHPRTQLFLSKVL; via the coding sequence ATGATTAAAGTTGTGAACTTAAAGAAAACATTTGGTGAAAACGAAGTGCTGAAAGACATCAGCGTGGAAGTAAAACCGCAGGAAGTGATTGTTGTCATCGGTCCGTCGGGGTCGGGTAAGTCGACGTTCCTGCGCTGTATCAATTTGCTCGAATCAATCACCGACGGCCATGTCTATATTGAAGGCGTCGACATCACCAATAAAAAGACGAACATCAACAAAATCCGCACCGATGTCGGCATGGTGTTCCAGCAGTTCAATTTGTTCCCGCACCGGACCGTGCTGGAGAATATTACAATGTCTCCAGTCAAAGTGAAAGGCGTCGACGGCAAAGCAGCGAAGGAAAAAGCCATGGCTTTGCTGAAGAAAGTCGGCTTGGTCGAAAAAGCCAATGTGTACCCGGATTCCCTGTCAGGCGGGCAAAAACAGCGGGTGGCAATTGCCCGTGCGCTCGCGATGGATCCGAAAATCATGCTGTTTGATGAACCAACGTCTGCCCTCGATCCGGAAACGGTCGGCGAAGTGCTGGAAGTCATGAAGCAGCTGGCGATTGAAGGCATGACGATGATCGTCGTGACGCACGAAATGGGGTTTGCGCGGGAAGTCGGCGACCGGGTGTTGTTTATGGACGGCGGCTATATCGTTGAAGAGAACACGCCGCAGGAATTGTTTTCGCGCCCGCAGCATCCACGGACGCAGCTGTTTTTGAGCAAGGTGCTGTAG
- a CDS encoding amino acid ABC transporter permease, with protein sequence MDFRFDLIRDYLPFFLEGTLYTIGVSLLGILFGTILGLVIGVGKMLKNKLLAFPFNLFITFFRGTPLFVQILLIHFGLIPLVIGETNAIVAGVVALTLNASAYIAEIFRAGIQSIDRGQMEAARSLGQTHLQAMRYVILPQAVKRMIPPLGNEFIVLLKDSSLLAVITVPELMYWGRAFQGQYYKIWEPYLTAALIYLILTLSMSFILDRIEKRLATE encoded by the coding sequence ATGGATTTTCGTTTTGATTTGATCAGAGATTACTTACCTTTTTTCCTGGAAGGGACCTTGTATACAATCGGCGTTTCCCTTCTCGGTATTTTGTTCGGAACTATTTTGGGTTTGGTGATTGGTGTCGGAAAAATGCTGAAGAACAAGCTGCTGGCGTTTCCGTTTAATTTGTTTATTACATTTTTCAGGGGGACGCCGTTATTTGTACAGATTCTATTGATCCACTTTGGATTGATTCCATTGGTCATTGGGGAGACTAACGCGATTGTTGCCGGGGTGGTGGCTCTGACCCTCAACGCTTCTGCTTATATTGCGGAGATTTTCCGTGCCGGGATCCAGTCGATTGACCGTGGGCAGATGGAGGCCGCGCGTTCACTCGGCCAGACGCATCTCCAAGCGATGCGCTACGTGATTTTGCCGCAGGCGGTCAAACGGATGATTCCGCCCCTTGGTAACGAATTTATCGTGCTGTTGAAGGATTCCTCGCTGCTCGCGGTCATTACGGTGCCGGAATTGATGTACTGGGGACGGGCGTTCCAAGGGCAATACTATAAGATTTGGGAGCCGTATTTGACAGCGGCGCTCATTTACCTGATTTTGACCTTATCCATGAGCTTTATTCTAGACCGTATAGAAAAGAGGTTGGCGACAGAATGA
- a CDS encoding transporter substrate-binding domain-containing protein, whose product MGKLSKIGFLLMLVLTMFLAACGSEESNGNTSGGDSGGEEKKELRIVTDGAYAPMEYMEGGEVVGFGIDFAKAVVAEAGYEPNIEVIGWDPIFAEIEGKTADMAVSSITINDERKQTYDFSVPYYLSTNKILVPENSDVKSGADLKGKKIAVLNGSTGQEVAEKIVGENNRDILKFADNNLAIQELLAGGADAVIADNTIVEYYTKMNPDQKLKAVEDESFADEFYGVLFPKGSDLKPEIDKAINTVLDNGKYAEIYEKWFGSQPDVETLKAQQ is encoded by the coding sequence ATGGGGAAATTATCAAAAATCGGCTTTTTACTGATGTTGGTGTTGACCATGTTTTTGGCTGCCTGTGGTTCGGAAGAATCGAATGGCAATACTTCTGGGGGAGATTCAGGCGGGGAAGAGAAGAAAGAGCTTCGTATTGTAACGGATGGGGCTTATGCGCCGATGGAGTATATGGAAGGCGGCGAGGTGGTCGGCTTCGGGATTGATTTCGCAAAAGCGGTTGTTGCGGAAGCGGGCTATGAGCCAAACATCGAAGTCATTGGATGGGATCCGATTTTCGCCGAGATTGAAGGGAAAACAGCGGATATGGCAGTTTCTTCGATTACGATCAACGACGAACGAAAACAGACCTATGATTTTTCCGTGCCTTATTATCTTTCTACCAACAAAATCCTGGTGCCGGAAAACAGCGATGTTAAAAGCGGCGCGGACTTGAAAGGCAAGAAAATTGCCGTATTGAACGGATCAACCGGCCAGGAAGTGGCGGAGAAAATCGTCGGCGAAAACAACCGTGACATTTTGAAGTTTGCAGACAACAACTTGGCGATCCAGGAGCTGCTTGCGGGCGGCGCAGATGCGGTCATTGCGGACAACACGATCGTTGAGTATTACACAAAGATGAATCCGGATCAGAAATTAAAAGCAGTCGAGGATGAAAGTTTCGCGGATGAGTTCTACGGCGTGTTGTTCCCGAAAGGCAGCGACTTGAAGCCGGAAATCGATAAAGCGATCAATACCGTTTTGGATAACGGCAAGTATGCGGAAATCTACGAGAAGTGGTTTGGTTCACAGCCGGATGTGGAAACATTGAAAGCCCAACAATAA
- a CDS encoding acetyltransferase — MDIILIGDSGHARVITDNLVSSGHQVIAKLDAKYSELTKEDGCWFGPISEVHALIQKEGAKVIVAIGANAVRKKIVEQLGLSDEQYAIAVHREAIVSPSAVLGRGTVVMPGAVVNAEAQIGSHAIINSRAVVEHDCAVGNYVHISPGATVAGVAAIGEGALVEVGASVIPAKHVGEWSVVRAGSAVLEDVEAFTTVVGVPAQVVAKKASKIESAN, encoded by the coding sequence ATGGACATTATCTTAATCGGAGACAGCGGCCACGCGCGGGTCATCACGGACAATCTGGTTTCCTCCGGTCATCAAGTAATCGCCAAGCTCGACGCCAAGTACAGCGAACTTACCAAAGAAGACGGCTGCTGGTTTGGCCCCATTTCGGAAGTGCATGCGTTGATCCAAAAAGAAGGAGCAAAAGTGATTGTGGCGATTGGGGCAAATGCGGTGAGAAAAAAGATTGTGGAACAACTTGGTCTTTCTGATGAGCAATACGCAATCGCAGTCCACCGGGAGGCAATCGTCAGCCCGAGTGCGGTGCTTGGCCGGGGGACTGTGGTGATGCCCGGGGCAGTGGTTAATGCAGAAGCTCAGATTGGCAGCCATGCCATCATTAATTCACGGGCTGTGGTGGAACATGATTGTGCAGTCGGCAACTACGTCCATATCTCACCGGGTGCTACGGTGGCGGGTGTCGCTGCGATTGGTGAAGGTGCCTTGGTCGAGGTAGGGGCGAGCGTCATTCCTGCTAAGCATGTCGGGGAGTGGAGCGTCGTACGGGCAGGGTCTGCCGTACTGGAAGATGTCGAAGCATTTACGACGGTCGTCGGAGTTCCAGCGCAAGTTGTAGCGAAAAAAGCGAGTAAGATTGAATCCGCCAATTAG
- the galU gene encoding UTP--glucose-1-phosphate uridylyltransferase GalU: MQIKKAIIPAAGLGTRFLPATKAMPKEMLPIVDKPTIQYIVEEAIASGIEDIIIVTGKGKRAIEDHFDHAFELETTLREKGKMDMLDSVLQTSNVEIHYIRQKQPLGLGHAIWSARKFVGNEPFAVLLGDDIVVNDELCLTQLMNQYAKTGNSIIGVQQVLPKETQRYGIIDPISVDNKLITVNRFVEKPENGTAPSNYAIMGRYILTPEIFRFLGEQTPGAGGEIQLTDAIQKLHQVQPVYAYEFDGRRYDIGEKYGFIETSIEFALQRPELRDQLLELFERKLQESYLNKK; this comes from the coding sequence ATGCAAATTAAAAAAGCAATTATTCCAGCGGCAGGTCTTGGTACTCGTTTCTTGCCAGCAACAAAAGCCATGCCAAAAGAAATGTTACCGATTGTCGATAAGCCAACCATTCAATATATTGTAGAAGAAGCGATTGCTTCGGGAATTGAAGACATCATCATTGTCACTGGGAAAGGCAAGCGTGCAATTGAAGACCATTTTGACCATGCCTTTGAGTTGGAAACAACATTGCGAGAAAAAGGAAAAATGGATATGCTCGATTCTGTTCTGCAGACATCGAATGTCGAAATCCATTATATCCGTCAAAAGCAACCTCTGGGACTAGGGCATGCTATTTGGTCAGCGCGTAAATTTGTTGGTAATGAGCCTTTTGCAGTACTACTTGGAGACGATATTGTGGTTAATGATGAACTTTGTCTAACTCAATTAATGAATCAGTATGCGAAAACTGGCAATAGCATCATTGGTGTTCAACAAGTTTTGCCCAAAGAAACCCAGCGTTACGGAATTATTGATCCGATTTCAGTTGATAACAAACTGATTACGGTAAATCGTTTCGTTGAAAAACCAGAAAATGGTACAGCGCCATCTAATTATGCCATTATGGGACGTTATATTTTGACACCAGAAATTTTTAGATTTCTCGGTGAACAGACGCCAGGAGCCGGCGGTGAAATTCAATTGACTGATGCTATCCAGAAACTACACCAGGTACAGCCGGTATATGCATACGAGTTTGATGGCCGTCGTTATGATATCGGAGAAAAATACGGCTTTATCGAAACAAGCATTGAATTTGCATTGCAACGTCCGGAATTGAGAGATCAGTTGTTGGAGTTGTTTGAGCGTAAGTTGCAGGAATCGTATTTGAATAAAAAGTAA
- a CDS encoding glycosyltransferase family 2 protein, with protein MGNIESIRPLISIIMPAYNAEEYIEDAINSVLSQSYKEWELIIIDDCSNDKTSKIAEKFGQRDARLRLIKNNENMGVSETRNKGINLALGEWIAFLDSDDLWEITKLEKQLLCANEEGASFVFTGSSFINKEGKPFKGILEVPKTVDFNKLKKHNIISCSSVLVKKEYFTTIKMEHDNMHEDYATWLRILKTGTLAFGVNEPLLVYRLSISSLSGNKLKTIGVTYKLFRLIDLNPASSIYFTSMHLMNSVKKYNKILFKK; from the coding sequence TTGGGTAATATTGAATCGATAAGGCCTTTAATAAGTATTATAATGCCAGCGTATAATGCAGAAGAATATATAGAAGACGCTATTAATTCAGTACTATCGCAAAGTTATAAAGAGTGGGAACTAATTATTATTGATGACTGCTCTAATGACAAGACATCAAAAATTGCTGAGAAGTTTGGACAGAGAGATGCTCGTTTGCGTTTGATAAAGAACAATGAAAATATGGGAGTTTCAGAAACTAGAAATAAAGGGATAAATCTAGCTTTAGGTGAATGGATTGCTTTTTTGGACAGTGATGATCTATGGGAAATTACAAAGCTAGAAAAACAACTTTTATGTGCAAATGAAGAGGGCGCAAGTTTTGTTTTCACAGGATCTTCTTTTATTAATAAAGAAGGTAAACCTTTTAAAGGGATATTAGAAGTTCCTAAAACTGTTGATTTTAACAAGTTGAAAAAGCATAATATTATATCCTGTTCATCGGTTTTAGTGAAAAAAGAATATTTTACTACTATAAAAATGGAACATGATAATATGCACGAAGATTACGCAACATGGCTAAGAATTTTAAAAACAGGAACATTGGCTTTTGGAGTAAATGAACCTCTACTAGTTTATAGACTTTCTATAAGTTCCTTATCAGGCAATAAGCTCAAAACTATCGGGGTTACTTATAAACTATTTCGACTTATCGATTTGAATCCAGCTAGTTCTATTTACTTTACAAGTATGCATCTTATGAATTCGGTGAAAAAATATAATAAAATTTTATTTAAAAAATGA